From the Paenibacillus sp. R14(2021) genome, the window CGCGCGGGGAAACGGCCGCAGCATGCGAAAAATATGCGTGCTGCGGTCTTCTGCCGTGTTTTGTATTTTCATGAAGGCTTGTGATAGAATAGGAACATAAGTTCTTATTCTATCTTGAGGAGTGTTGGATATGCTGCTGCTTCTGAACAAGAAGGGGGAACCCGTCTGGATTCCGGTGGATACTATCTGCCTAATTTCACCGACAGCGAAGGGACCGGAATTTTTGGCGAAGGATGGGAAGGTGTACAGGTATCCGATTACGATGGGACAGCTTGACCGCGTGTTCGGCAGCTATGGCTTTCAGCGGCTGGACCGGAATGCGCTGGTGAATATGAACGCAGCGGAGCGGTATGATCCGATTCAGCGCAAAGTATATTTCAGCGGAGCTGACGTCGAACAGGAGGAACTCTACGCGACGGTATCGGCGGCGAATGCGGCAAAGGCACAGCATCTAACGGTACGCGAATGCGAGTCGGCAAAGACATCTTATGCAGCAGCCTAAATCGGGAAGAAGAATGTAAGCGCAATCGGTTGAAAGCTGAGCTCAAAATCGGGAAAGGCCGCGTCAGAACGGCCTTTTCTTGCGTTATATAAGTTGACACTCAATTCTGAATTGAGTATGATTTAGGTAACATAACCCAAGATTTTACTTCATAAGAACTATTGAATGTAACAAAATATGACGCATAAGTTACAACTGATGGCTTTGGAGGCGGTAGACATGTCGATGGCGATGCAATCTCAATTCAATTTTTACGATTCTCAGTCGTTTTACGATGAAATGTTCGACAAAGACCTTACCGTACGGATGCACTACGAAGGTGTTCATCGAACGTTCGCCCGCATGAAGCCGCCGGAGCTCGCTGCCCGGCATGCAACAATGCAGCAGCGCATGCTGGAAGAAGGCATTACGTTTACCCTCTACGCCCAAGATCAGTCCGAACCGCTGGAACGAACGATCCCCTTCGATTATATTCCCCGCATCATCCCGAGGCATGAATGGGAGAGCATCGAGCGCGGCATGAAGCAGCGCGTGAAGGCGCTGAATGCCTTCATCCGGGATATTTATCACGAACAGGCGATTGTGAAAGATGGGATTATTCCAAGGAGCATGATTATCGGCAATACCTATTTCCGTCCCGAAATGGCTGGGCTGCATGTCCCGCAAAACGTCTATATGACGGCGTCGGGCATAGATTTAATAAGAGACGAGAAGGGCCGTTATTTTGTGCTGGAGGACAATCTCCGCACGCCTTCGGGCTTTTCTTACTTGTACAAAGGCAGAAGCTTGATGAGTGAATTGTTCTCTGAACTATACTTGTCCAGCGCCGTGGCCGACATCGAACGCAGCCTGAATATCTTCCTCAGCTCGCTTCGCAGCCTCGCCCCTTCCGGCAAACGAGATCCGCTCATCGTCCTGTTGACGCCTGGCGCGTATAATTCCGCTTACTTCGAGCATGCCTTCCTCGCGCAGCAGATGGGCATTCACTTGGTCGAGGGCAGAGATTTAGTATACAAGGATCACAAAATCTACTTGCGCGATTTGCGCGGGCTGCGCCAGGTCGATGTCATTTACCGGCGGCTGGACGACGAGTATTTGGATCCGCTTGCGTTCCAGAGCGACTCGCTGCTTGGCGTGCCCGGTCTTATGAATGCATACCGGGCAGGCAACATAGCTATTGCCAATGCGCCGGGGACAGGCGTTGCGGACGATAAGGCGGTCTATGCGTATGTGCCGGATATGATCCGTTACTACTCGGGCGAAGAGCCGATCTTAGACAATGTGCCGACTTACGTGCTTGCGCGAAAAGAAGATCGCGAGTATGCCTTGGCGAATCTGGATCAGCTCGTTGTCAAAGAAACCTCGCTCTCCGGGGGCTACGGCATGCTGATCGGGCCTGCCGCTTCTCAAAAGGAGATCCATACTTTCGCAGATGCAATCAGGCGCGATCCAAGCCGTTATATCGCGCAGACGACGATGAAGCTGTCACGGGCGCCGGTCATGCTGGGCGGAGCCATGCAGCCGCGGCATATCGATTTGCGGGTGTTTGTTCTCATGGGCGGTTCGCAAATGCATGTCATTCCGGGCGGGCTTACCCGTGTGGCGCTGCAGGAGGGCTCGCTTGTCGTCAATTCTTCGCAGGGCGGCGGCGTTAAGGATACATGGGTGCTCAGTCGGTAAGTATCATGGATGGAGGGATGAAGGATGCTTAATCGCAATGCGGAGGCTTTATTTTGGATCGGCCGGTATATGGAGCGTGCGGAGAACCACGCCCGGCTGATCGATGTTCACTTTCATCTACAAGCTGAGGATACGCTTGCGATTCCGCGGAGCGACGGCGGTACAATAAAGCAAACGCTGTGCAAATGGGGCCGCATCGTTGATGCGCTTGGCAGCCGCTCGTCGTACGAGCAGCAGTACGGCTCATACACGGAACAGGATGTTGTCCATTATATAACGCTGGACCGTGACAATGCGAATTCCCTCGTCACCTGTGTCAATCACGCCCGGGATAATGTGCGAACGCTGCGGGAGAAGCTGCCGAGCGAGCTGTGGGACGTAACCAACGGCTTTTATTTATGGCTGCGGGAGAAGCAGGCTGGCGACTTGACACACGAGTCCCCGCATCAGTTTTTCTCCCGGATTAAGGAGTGGACCTCGCTGTTTCACGGCATCACCCAATCCGTTATGCCGCGTGAGAACGAGTGGCATTTTATCGAGTGCGGCCGGTATCTGGAGCGAACGGAGAATACGCTGCGGATCATGCAGTCAGCCATCATGACGCGATCGTTGAGTCCATCGGAAGAAGGGGACAACTTCGAGATCTACCCTTATCTCCAGGCGGTGCTCCGCTCGGTCAGCGGCTACCAAACCTTCCGCCGTTACTACGCGGACGGCGTATCCCCGGATGCGATCATCGAGTTTCTGGTGCTGAATGAAGTATTTCCGCGTTCCGTACATTTCTCTCTGCACGAGCTTGATGCGCATTTACGGGGGATCGAGCTGCAGGAGAAGCAGCTGCGTTCCGCACATGACCGGATTATCCGCCAAGTCGTCAAGCTGAAGGCGGAGCTCGCTTGTCTGGAGCGGGAAGATCTTCAGATGGATCCCGAAGGGAAGGTCACCGGCCATTTGCTGCAGGCGGCCGGGCAGCTGGGAGCTGCGTTTGCGCAAACCTTTTTTCGATTCGGGGAGGTCAGCGCATGAAGCTAAGCATCTCGCACACGACGCATTATTCCTACTCGGGGCCGGTATCGGACAGTGTCAATGAGCTGCGCTTGACCCCGTTTACGAACGATCAACAGTCCTGTTACCAGCATTCCATCTCGGTGGAGCCGAACGCGCCGCTGTTCAGCTATGACGATTATTTCGGTAATCGGGTGCATGTGTTCTCCGTCAACCGTCAGCATCGGAAGCTGACGATCCGCTCGCAGATGACGGTCGTGACCCGGGAGGCGGTCAAGCCGTCGAGCGGCAAGGAAGGTATGGCTCCTAAGGATGCTTGGGAATGGCTGGCCTGCGATAAAGCCGCGAACCGTTTTGCTGAATTTTTGCTGCCTACTGATTATACCGGCATCACCCCTGAGGTTGCGGCTTTCGCGGAAACGCCGGCCCATGGCAAGACCGGGGAAGAGCAGCTTGGCGTGTATGGCTGGCTCCTTGCGGTGAGCAATCGCATTCAGAGCGAATTCGTGTATGATCCCGAAGCGACCAACGTGCATACGATCGCCGGCGACATGCTGCGCAGACGCCGCGGCGTGTGTCAAGATTTTGCCCATCTCATGATTGCGGCATGCCGGGCGAAGGGCGTGCCGGCACGCTATGTGAGCGGGTATCATTTTGTCGGAGATCTGCAGGGCGGCAGTGCGGATTTCGAACAGGCTTCCCATGCTTGGGTGGAGGCTTACGTGCCGGGGATGGGGTGGAGCGGATTCGATCCGACGAACAACGCCCTTGTCGGAGAGCGGTACGTCAAGCTGGGACATGGCAGGGATTACAAGGATATCGTTCCCGTGAAGGGTGTTTATATGGGGACAAGCGATGCGGATCTGACCGTGACGGTCGATGTGAAGAAAGTCGAGGATTAAGTTGCCGTGCATCGTATAAGAGAAGCAAGGGAAGGTGCAATAAGGCGGCTGAGCAGACACGAAACCGTGCCTGTGCAGCCGCCTTGTTGCATTTCTGGCACTTGACGCATTAGATGAACTTCCGGCTCGTTTTCTTCCCGTCGCAGCTGAATACGATCCGCTTATCCTCGACGATCGTTTCCAAATGAACGGTCTTGCCCCACAGCTGCACGACATGCGGCAATGTCCGCTCCACGTATTTCAAATCGAGCTCGACACCCTCGTACTTATGGAACAGAAACAATTCCCCCACGCGATTAAAGTCTCCATCTGTCACGACGATGCTCGGAAATCCGCCATTGACGCGCGAGACGACGAGCTGGTCGCGGACCGATTCCCATGCCTTATCGGTAATTTTCCACTCCGCGCCTTTCTTCTCGAAGACGTAGAGGTCTAGATCGCCTACGAGCTTCTTCGTCATATAATTGCGAAGGAAGGAGATGTCAGAGTCGAACTCGCGCACCTCGAACATCTTCTCGCGTCCAAGCCCTGGCTTGCGGCCGAATCGCTCCTGTTCTTCCTTCGTCGGGTTATCCCAGCGCCGCTCGATATCTTCGAAGATTTTAAGCCCGAGGTAGTAAGGGTTAAGCGAATGCCTTGAAGGCTGCACGACGGACGAATTTAAGTGAGCGAACTCGATTGTCTCTTCGCTGGTAAGATCAAGCTCCCGGATGATGCGCTGATGCCAGTACGAAGCCCAGCCTTCGTTCATGATCTTCGTTTCGATTTGCGGCCAGAAATACAGCATTTCATCGCGCAGCATGGACATGATGTCGCGCTGCCAATCCTGGAGATTCGGCGAATACTCTTCAATGAACCAGATCAGATCCTTTTCCGGCTGAGGGGGGAATTTCTTCACGTCGGCCTGCGACTTCGCTGCACGCTCAGCGATCGCAGCCTGTTCCTCCTCGTCCAGCGTCCACAAATCATCGTACTGGGAAGGGCGATTCGGCTTGCTGCTTAAGTTCTCCTTGCTGAGCAGCTCGATATATTGCGATTTGTCGAGCTTATAAGGGCGTATGATGGTAGAGTCCACATGCTCTTGGATGGCCAATACGGCGTCGATGAACTGTTCAACTGCATCGATACCGTATTCCATTTCGTATTGGCTGACCCGCTCGGCGGTGGCCGACATGCTCTCCACCATATTCCGGTTGGAGGCGCTGAAGCGGGCGTTGTTCTTAAAGAAATCGCAGTGGGCGAGCACGTGGGCGACGATCAGCTTGTTTTGGATGAGGGAGTTGCCGTCAAGCAGGAAGGCGTAGCATGGGTTGGAGTTAATGACAAGCTCGTAAATCTTGCTGAGGCCAAAATCGTACTGCATCTTCATCTTATTAAAGGTTTTGCCAAAGCTCCAGTGGCTGAAGCGAGTCGGCATTCCGTAAGCTCCGAATGTATAAATAATGTCGGCTGGACAGATTTCGTACCGCATCGGGTAGAAATCGAGACCGAATCCCTTTGCAATTTCCGTGATTTCGTCAATGGCTCGTTCGAGCGCCTTGATCTCATCCTGGTGCAAGTTCGTTTCCCCCTTGTAACGCGAATTGTGTTCCATAGCTATATGTATGGGAGGGCGTCAAACGATATGTCGCCGACAGAGCAAATTTCGCTGCTTGTCCAGCCTAATTCAACGTGGTGAATACTAGTAATCTAATCAAATAAATATATTCGCCGCAAGAACCGCTGTGTTATGATAGCGGTATGCAAAAATAGATAATTTTACCTATTTAAAGACATCTTGCTGACTAGAGGAGTCGGATTTTGCAGCTATGCTTGCGATACTTTCGTATGAGTTCCATGAATTGCTTTACATATTAAGCGCTTGCCTGCTTTTCTTTGTCGTCATGCCGAAGGCGGTGTTTAAAGCAGGTCTTCGGAAAGCTTTATACCTGGCGATCTTTGTCTTGTTTTCGATATGCTATTTGGTACTCGAATCCATTGAGACATGGGTGTATGCGCTCCATTTGATGCCGATTGGCATTATGCTGGCTGCGGTATTCGAAGGCTGGGTGACAGGCATGATCACATGGGCCGCGTTCGTCATCTGCGGCATTCTTATCGCGCACACGGATCCGGCGGCGAATATCGTAAGCAATTCCACGCTGCTCGCAATTGGCTTGCACTATCACTACAATTCTTATCGGACCAGCGGATTCAGAACAATTACATTGAAATCGCTCCTGTTCGTAATTGTTCATATGGCGCTCTATACTGGGGTCGCCTATTATAACGGGAGCGTGTTGGAGCGGGAGAGGCTGCTCGTCATTACACTGGGTACCATTCTGTCGGCAGCACTTATCATTTACACCCATTACAAAGTAAAGAATCAAGAGAAGCTGCAGGAAGAGCTTTATAGCGCGGAAAAATATCATATGATTGGACAGCTTGCCGCATCGATATCGCATGAAATTCGCAATCCGCTCACGACGACCAGAGGTTTTCTGCAAATGATGGGGAAACCGAATTTGGATCCGGATGCGATTGAGCTCTACCGAATGCATGCATTCGAAGGCGTGGAGCACGCGAATGCGATCATTACCGACTTATTGAACTATGCCAAACCTGAGGTGGAGGAAGCTAGACCGATCGATGTTCAGGCTGAGATCGAGTCGCTCCTACCGTGGATATCGCCGCTCTCTGTCATGTCGAGCGTTGAGATCAAGATCAGTCATCATCAACCGCACGTCTTCATCCTGGGAGAACCGAAGAAGCTGCAGCAATGTCTGCTTAATCTTATGAAGAACGCAATCGAGGCCATGCCTGCGGGAGGCATTTTATCCATCGGGACCAAGGTGGAGGACAACCGGCTTTGCATTGAAATCGCGGACACTGGCATGGGCATGAGCAGCGTGCAGCTGAAGCGAATCGGGCTGCCTTTCTTTACGACCAAGGAGAAGGGAACAGGGCTTGGTTTAATGGTCGTTGTCAGCTTGGTACGGGTCATGAACGGACAAATTACATTTAACAGCAAGCGAGGGCAGGGAACGGTCTGCATCATCCAATTTCCGCTTATTGGCACCGGCTCTTAGATCCATAGCGTACGGAAGCACCAAAAAAAGCACCTTACGAACAGGCAGCGCTGCGAGCGTTCCTGAGCTTAAGGTGCTTCTTCGTCATTTTTGGACCGGAGGCAGCTGGCTGACGTAGCTGTCGGAGAGCTGGAGCAGTTTCAGCGCGCGGTTATACTGGTCTTCTGTCGTCGAGCTTCCCGGGGCGGCATCACCATGCAGCGGGTAATGCGTCCCGTCCTTGTAGGCTGTTCCTGGAATGAACAGCTCATGATCAGTAAGAAGCGATCCGGAAGGCAGGTAATAGCGTTCAGGCAAAATATTAGTCGTCTGATTGAGCAAGTCCTGTCCGAAGTGAATATGTTCCTTGAGCGAGACGCCAAGCAAGTTCGCGACCGTTGGCATGATGTCGGACTGGGCACCCGCTTGTTTCAGCTCCATGGGCTCCTTCATGCCAGGCGAAGCAATAATAAGCGGAATATTAATCATATCCGTATTCCCGTATTCGTGGCCGTAGATTTCCTTCATAAGCGCTTTGTCGTCCGCATCCAGCGAGTAGATCGGCAGTCCAAGATGATCGCCGTAGGTGACAAATACGCTGTTGTCCCAGATACCGCGTTTCTTGAGATCCTCGATGAAGAGGCCAAGCGCGTAATCCGCGTAGTTCTGCGCGCGTATATAGTCGCCGACGAACGTGCCTTCGTATCGCGCGGGAAGCTTGAGCTTGAATTTGTCTTTCGGAATCGTAAACGGGTGATGTGACGACATGGAAATGAGCTGGGCGTAGAAAGGCTTGCCGGATTTCTTCATTTCGTCCAGCTGCGCAGCCGCCTTGGCGTACAATACTTCATCGGATGGACCGAAGAACACCATATCGTCTTGACCGAAGAAATGCTGGTCGTAATACTTGTCAAACCCGATGGACTTATACAAATCGGCACGGTTCCAGAACTCCACAAAGTTCGTATGGAACGTAGCGGTTTGATAGCCTTTCGCGCTTAGCAGCTTCGGCAGGCTGGGCAGCGCACGGTCCGTGTAGACCACGGTCGCAGCTCCGTTCGGGGGCGTGTAGAAGGAGGTGTTCACGACGAACTCCGCGTCCGACGTGTTGCCTTGTCCCACCTGCTGGTAGAAATTCGAGAAATACAAGTTCTCCTTAGCCAGCTTGTTCATGTTCGGCGTAATTTCCTGGCCGTCAATCGTAAGCCCGATCAAGAAGTTCTGGAAGGACTCCATCTGCACGATAATCAAGTTTTTGCCTTCGGCTGTCTTCCAGTAGCTCGGAGAGACCGGATCATGAGTGCCTTTCGCTTCATCGATGACCTGCTGCGAGATATCCTTCATGGGAATCGGGGGAGCCTCTTGATCCGCGAAAATCGTATAAACCTCGTAATTCAAGATCCCCATATCCTCGGCTTTGATAAGCTCGTTCATACTGGCCCGATTCGGCAGAATATTGAACAGGCAGAGCGCGAGGGATACGATGAATATGAAGGTAATGACTGCTTTGTTCAGCGGCAGCTGACTGACTTGATTCCAGTGAACGGCTCCCCTTCGTTTGAATAATAGAACAAACAGAACAATAATATCGAGGAAAATAAACAAGTAATAGGGATCCAGCAGCGAGAATACGCTGCTCTTCACTGCGGTTACCTGATTGACCTGCTCCAGCGCATGGTAGGTCACGATAATGCCGAAATATTTGTAATACATAATGACAGCGAATAATATGGCGGTTACGAGCAAGTTAACGATGACATAGAGCATGAGCTTTCGCTTCGTGGCGAACCATTCGATCAAGCAGAACAGCAGCCAGAAGAAGGGCAGCTCCGTGACGAGCAGGGTCCAAGACGGTCCGCCATCGAAAATAACCAAGTAGGCAAGCGTGCTTTTAATGACGAGGATAAGGGTAAAAAAAATAAAAGGCTTCATCTGAAAAAGCCGTCTGAACGACCACGCAGGCATACGGAAATCCGTCCTTTCGAAACACGTACTGCAAATCTCTCAACGTACATTATGCCCTCTTTCAAGCAAATTTGTCAAAATGGTAAATACGCGTAAAGCGAGCTTCTCTCCGTGCTATACTTAGGAAAAAGCTTCCTGCGGAGAGGGCATATATCCATCATGATGTCGTTCAAATCCACCCTGGCTTCAGTCAAGCTGAGTCTCGGACCCCGCGCTTGGCATAATTTTCGCTGCGATGTCGGCGCTTCCGTATTATTCAGCTTTTTCAACGTCGTTTTCAACCAGTTCTATATCCCGATGGCCATTCAGCAGGGGGCATCCAACATGCAGGTTGGATTGTTGTCTGCCGCCCCGGCGGTCGGGCTGCTGTTCTCTCCCTTGTGGGCAGGCTTTATTGAACGCTCCGATCCCAAGCCATTCGTTACGATTCCGAATCTGATCGGGCGCGCATTAATCATTTTACCGGCATTCTATGGCGTTCCTCTTGCTTATGTCGCTGCCGCATTATGCTTTCATCTGCTGATGGGCATTCAAGCGCCTGCCTATGCATCGCTTGTCATCCGCATGTACCCGCCTGAGCATCGCGGCAAGCTGATGGGGAATACGAGGGTGGCGATGGGCGCACTCATGATTCCAGTGGCTTACGGAATCGGCAAATGGATCGATGCCTCAGGCCCGTCCGGATCACTCCTATTCGCGGCGGTCACCGGCATGCTGTCCATTCTAGTGTTCGCGCTTGTGAAGGGACGCAAGGCAGCGACGCCGAAGCTGCAGGGCTCGAAACGATTTGCGTTTCGCGAGCAGCTCCAGCTGATTAAGCAGCATCGGGAGCTTGCGGTGTTTTTCCTAGCATGCACCTGCACCGGCTTCGGTAATATCGTGGCCGTGCCGCTGTACAGCATTATTCAGGTGGACCGGCTGGAGCTGACCAATACGCAGATCGGTATTGCGCGCGTCGTTTATTATCTGTGTCTGCTCTTCTCTTTCTATTTGACAGGGAGGATCATTGACAAGCTCTCGGCGAAGCACACCATTGCTTTCGGACTTGCTGCATTTACGATCGTTCCGCTATGCTACGCGCTTCTCGGCAATTACAGCGCCGTCTTAATCGGAAGCGGTATTCAAGGCATAGGCGACGCTATTTGGGACATCGGGTTTCTCGCGTATATGTTTCGAATGGCGCCAGGGCGCGAGGCGGTCGTCGTCGGGCTCCACTTTATGCTCTTCGGCGTCCGCGGCACGATCGGGCCTCTGCTCAGTACGTATTTGTCGGACGTTATTCCGCTTGCTTCTATTCTTATCGCTGCGGGCTGCTTTGGCCTGGTCGGCTTCGCCGCCTTTGTCTTGTACAACAGGAATAACTACGGAGAGCCTGGCATGCTGCGTCCCAGCTCATAAACATAGAAGCCTCCGCAGCCATCGATCCCAAGGTGGCTGCGGAGGCTTCTTAGCGTGTTTACACGGCCATTTCCCGTTTGCGGAAGAAGGATTTCAGCGCGTTGTACACTTCTCCTTTTTCCTTAATGACATAATGCATGAAGTTCGGCAGGTTAATGTGCTTATAGGCGGACATGAGCGTACTGGAGCGGTTATACTGATTGACCTCGCCGTAGCCAAACAGATTGGCGCGTTTCAGCAGCTCGCCGATCAGCTTGACGCAGCGCTCGTTGTCACTCGTAAGATTATCGCCGTCCGAGAAGTGAAACGGATAGATATTATACATGGAAGGCGGGTAGCGGGTATCGATGATATCCAGTGCCTTGATGTACGCCGACGAGCAGATCGTGCCGCCGCTTTCGCCGCGGGTGAAGAACTCTTCCTCGGTCACCTCTTTGGCCTCGGTATGATGCGCGATGAATACGATTTCCACATGCTCGTATTGATGCCTGAGGAAGCGCGTCATCCAGAAGAAGAAGCTGCGGGCAACGTACTTCTCGAAGCTGCCCATACTGCCGCTCGTGTCCATCATCGCTAGAATGACTGCGTTGGATTGCGGCTTCACGATTTCTTCCCAAGTCTTGTAGCGCAGATCATCCGGCGAGATGCCGTGTATACCAGGGCTGCCCTGTGTTGCGTTGCGCTTCAGATTCTCCAGAATCGTGCGCTTCTTGTCGATGTTGGACATGATGCCTTTCTTGCGGATATCGTTGAACCGGATTTCCTTCGATTCCAATTGATCGCGGTCCTTCTGCTTAAGGAAAGGGAGCTCCAGCTCCTCGAAGAGCATCGATTCCAGCTCGGCGAGGCTGATCTCCGCCTCGACGATGTCTTCTCCCGGCTGGTCGCCCGCATTCTCGCCTTTGCCGCCCTTCTGGGCGGAAGCGGGATCTACGCCGAGCACGTCGCCGACTTGGCTGTCGCCGTCGCCTTGGCCGACATGCTTGTTTTTGTTGAAATTATAAACGAACCGAAATTCATCGAGACTGCGAATCGGCACTTTAATGACGTGTTTCCCGTCTGACATAATGATATTCTCTTCGGACACGAGATCAGGCAGGTTTTGCTTGATGGCTTCACGGACCTTCTGCTGGTGTCTGGCTTGATCCTGATGGCCTTTCCGGTGCAGCGACCAGTCTTCGCGCGATACGGTATACAACGTTCCATTGTCGTCTGTCATGCGTGAGACACCTCCCAAACCGAATGAGCATGTTGTTATTCATTCTATTCAAGTCTCGGGCGGTTATGTGAAGCAAAACGTCTACGGCTCGATGCTGTCGATGACCGCACTGCCCCACGGAGCAGCCTTAATATGAACAATCAGGTTCCCTGCGCGCTGCTCAAGGGACTTGCCGGTGTTCTCTTGGACATAATACTGTTCCAGACCGTACGTAATCCGGATGCGGTCCGAATCCATATATTGCACGCGGCCTTTCAGGACGACTTCCCCTGCCGAGCGGGAAGGTTTGCGGTCATAGACGCCGGTAACCTCATACGTCTTCGTCGAGCGATTCTCCGCAAGCCGTACGTATACGCTGCCGCCTCGCTTCGGCTCGGGGGAGGCAGACTTCCATTTGGTTTGCTCAACGCTGTTGATTTGGTAGTTCAACTGCACGTAATCGCCGTAGAGCTGGTCGCGCGGGTCGACGGGGACCGTTTGCAAGCGAATATCTTTGCCTACCCAGAGCGCGGAATAATGGAACAAAACGATACCGGCGAGAAAAAGCAGCTGCAGTGCGACGAGGATACCGAGCCAGCTGCCGCGCCGCGGCCTTAATTCCGATTTACGCATGAGGGTCGTCCTCCTCTTTGATCTCCGCAAGGAATTGTTTCTTTCGACGGTTCAAGAACCATCCTAGGGCAAGGAGAATGACGCCGCCCAGGATGAAGAAGATCGATTTGTCCATGAAATCCCATGCCAGCTTACCGTATGCGGACATCGTGCTGGTCAGGAACAACAATGTGCCGAGATTGATTTTGACAGGCCATTCCTCGGCATAGCCGCGCCAGAGCAGGTACAGCGAGAAGACGAACAGTGCCAGCAGATACGCGGCATCAGCGCCATGCGGCAGGTAGAAGAACGGAATGGCTAGCAGCCAATCCGGACTCGACATCAGCCGGTTAGAGCGGGCTTTGCCAAGCAGAGACAAGAGAAACAGTGCGGCAAGCGCCAGGCTGAACCACAGCGGCTCGGCAGCCAGATTCTTCAGAAACGTAGAGTCGCTGCCATCATGCCAGAACAAGACGATAAACAGGCTGTGCAGGAAGGAAGCAATCAGCGGAATCGCTTGAAACGGATAGATGGATCTGCGTGCCTTCGACCAGTCGAATACGGCGTACAGCAGCCAGACGGGAATGAAGAACCATGTGAATGACCATTCCATGACGTTCACAAGAAGGAGGCATTGAATCGTGAAGCTGGCCGCAAGCAGCCATGCGAGAAGCGTATCTTGGCGCCGCAGCCAATAGAATCCGAGGCCGATCGTCATGAGGCCGAAGGATACGAAGCTGAAATCGTTGAATTCCGTCGCGTTATACCACTGCGAGCAAGTGAAGATCAGCAGCGTGATTAGAAAGAGATAACGGCTCGGCACCAAATACGTGAGGACCAGGCCCGCGCAGCCCCATACGGTGAACGAAGTAATGTCGTAAGCCTGCAGATGGAACATTTGACCCACGAGAATAATGCCCGCGCCAAACGAGAGCAGTCCAAGGCCGATCAGACCGATGCCTAGCTTCTCGTGATTTTTGCGGCGGAACGTTTCGCCTGCTGCATAGAAACCGGCAATCATGATGCCGATCAGGATGAGCCGCATCAGCTGTGAAATATCGCCCCAATTGGCGGCGATGAAACTAAGAATACCGAGACCGACAAGCATGCTGCCGAGCAGCGGAATTAACCCGGCCGCCCGTTTCCTCTCGGGATAATAAGCAAGGAGCTGCCCAAGCTGATCTTGCGAGATGATGCCTTTACGTGTCCATTCCGGACCTTCCTGCTGCAGCCATTTTCTGCTCATTTGCTGCACCTCTTTCTGCGTTCTTACTCTCAAGTATAGCCATTCTGACGGCTGCACCTAGTACCAACTTTTCATAGTACCGGGCAGGTGTGACGGGGCTGCTATTTGGAGAGTCACCTATGAATGAAATTCTGCATCGAGACATAAGAAAAGAGACTGCGGCTGCGCAGTCTCTTCGATTTTTACCGTATTACACAGACCCGCTGCCAAGGGCGAGTCCAAGTATAAGCAAGCCGATAAATCCGATGGGAAGCAGTGCATTCAGCACGATGCCAAGGATCGAGAACGTCTTGCGTTTGTTTCTGGAACAGATGCCGATAATGCCAAGTATCAGGCCGGTGATGCTGACCGCGCAGGAGCCGATCATAAGCACGCCGGCAATTAGGATCGGCATGATTGCAGCCGTATCATTCC encodes:
- a CDS encoding transglutaminase family protein, which codes for MKLSISHTTHYSYSGPVSDSVNELRLTPFTNDQQSCYQHSISVEPNAPLFSYDDYFGNRVHVFSVNRQHRKLTIRSQMTVVTREAVKPSSGKEGMAPKDAWEWLACDKAANRFAEFLLPTDYTGITPEVAAFAETPAHGKTGEEQLGVYGWLLAVSNRIQSEFVYDPEATNVHTIAGDMLRRRRGVCQDFAHLMIAACRAKGVPARYVSGYHFVGDLQGGSADFEQASHAWVEAYVPGMGWSGFDPTNNALVGERYVKLGHGRDYKDIVPVKGVYMGTSDADLTVTVDVKKVED
- a CDS encoding alpha-E domain-containing protein, which gives rise to MLNRNAEALFWIGRYMERAENHARLIDVHFHLQAEDTLAIPRSDGGTIKQTLCKWGRIVDALGSRSSYEQQYGSYTEQDVVHYITLDRDNANSLVTCVNHARDNVRTLREKLPSELWDVTNGFYLWLREKQAGDLTHESPHQFFSRIKEWTSLFHGITQSVMPRENEWHFIECGRYLERTENTLRIMQSAIMTRSLSPSEEGDNFEIYPYLQAVLRSVSGYQTFRRYYADGVSPDAIIEFLVLNEVFPRSVHFSLHELDAHLRGIELQEKQLRSAHDRIIRQVVKLKAELACLEREDLQMDPEGKVTGHLLQAAGQLGAAFAQTFFRFGEVSA
- a CDS encoding circularly permuted type 2 ATP-grasp protein, which encodes MSMAMQSQFNFYDSQSFYDEMFDKDLTVRMHYEGVHRTFARMKPPELAARHATMQQRMLEEGITFTLYAQDQSEPLERTIPFDYIPRIIPRHEWESIERGMKQRVKALNAFIRDIYHEQAIVKDGIIPRSMIIGNTYFRPEMAGLHVPQNVYMTASGIDLIRDEKGRYFVLEDNLRTPSGFSYLYKGRSLMSELFSELYLSSAVADIERSLNIFLSSLRSLAPSGKRDPLIVLLTPGAYNSAYFEHAFLAQQMGIHLVEGRDLVYKDHKIYLRDLRGLRQVDVIYRRLDDEYLDPLAFQSDSLLGVPGLMNAYRAGNIAIANAPGTGVADDKAVYAYVPDMIRYYSGEEPILDNVPTYVLARKEDREYALANLDQLVVKETSLSGGYGMLIGPAASQKEIHTFADAIRRDPSRYIAQTTMKLSRAPVMLGGAMQPRHIDLRVFVLMGGSQMHVIPGGLTRVALQEGSLVVNSSQGGGVKDTWVLSR
- a CDS encoding SpoVR family protein encodes the protein MHQDEIKALERAIDEITEIAKGFGLDFYPMRYEICPADIIYTFGAYGMPTRFSHWSFGKTFNKMKMQYDFGLSKIYELVINSNPCYAFLLDGNSLIQNKLIVAHVLAHCDFFKNNARFSASNRNMVESMSATAERVSQYEMEYGIDAVEQFIDAVLAIQEHVDSTIIRPYKLDKSQYIELLSKENLSSKPNRPSQYDDLWTLDEEEQAAIAERAAKSQADVKKFPPQPEKDLIWFIEEYSPNLQDWQRDIMSMLRDEMLYFWPQIETKIMNEGWASYWHQRIIRELDLTSEETIEFAHLNSSVVQPSRHSLNPYYLGLKIFEDIERRWDNPTKEEQERFGRKPGLGREKMFEVREFDSDISFLRNYMTKKLVGDLDLYVFEKKGAEWKITDKAWESVRDQLVVSRVNGGFPSIVVTDGDFNRVGELFLFHKYEGVELDLKYVERTLPHVVQLWGKTVHLETIVEDKRIVFSCDGKKTSRKFI
- a CDS encoding LytTR family transcriptional regulator DNA-binding domain-containing protein is translated as MLLLLNKKGEPVWIPVDTICLISPTAKGPEFLAKDGKVYRYPITMGQLDRVFGSYGFQRLDRNALVNMNAAERYDPIQRKVYFSGADVEQEELYATVSAANAAKAQHLTVRECESAKTSYAAA